The genomic segment aggaagaggagggagcaTGAGACTGACCAGCAGAGGTCagtcatcatcactgtcactgccTGATTCACTGAGCTGGAGATCATTTCCTGtaaggaagaaaaggaagagtGATACAGGTTAGGAATATTGTGATGTAAAAAGAGACGGTCgttattaaagtgtgtgtgtacgtgcatgaCAGTATCTTTGTGTCACTCTGATACTCACTGAGCGTATTCATGAGCTGGTTGTTGCCCTGCTGCCAGTCGGCTCCTCCGTTGGCCACAGGCTGGCAGCTGGGCGAGGTCTGACTGAGCGGTCGCGGGGCGTCGTGTTCGCCGTCGCTGCTGTCGTCACCGCTCCCCGATGCGCTCGCCGAgtctgaggagctgctgctgccgctgctgctcaTCTCCTCAATCATGTCCACCTCTGCTCGCAGCTCTGAGAAAAGGGTGAATGTGGGtttgtgacaacacacacacacacacacacacacacacaagagagttTGCTTCACTCTAACACAAAGGCTCTAACACAGGCCGTGGCTGAGCGTCCTCACCTCTTTTGATGTCATCGAGCTGCGGCTCTGGTGACGGATTATCCTTGGAAGGGGATGGCGAAGTCTTGACCCCGGTTCCGGGCTTGGTGGGGGCCCTAAACTGAGAGCTGGGCTGACTGGACCGCACTGACTGCTGTTCGATCCGGGCTTGAATCTTACTGCTGCCCTCtgccctaaaacacacacattagcagcagatgcaccaactgttttttttatctttaactcAACCTCCGTAAAATCCCTCCAGGTGATGTGAAGACAATGGAGAAGAAAAAGCATGTTTGTGTCAAGGACAAGTTTTACTTAAggacaacattaaaacatgatgCATTTAGGATataaatgttcagttttgattcaaaatgaatgaatactaCTAGAATGAGTCagtgtgacttttttggacACTGTTGCTGCATTTATTGTAGTAATAGTCAGTGTCCACCAGGTGGAGCCAAACTTCTCAGGTGTCCTTATGAAATGACTTTATGTCAGTGTATCTCACCTGGTTTTCTTGACCTGGATGCTGCTGCTCAGCTTCTCCAGGACAAATTCCCCGGTGTCGTGGTTTATGATGAGCACGCAGTCCTTCTGGTACGGGCGCTTGTTTCCTTTAAACACGGTCATGGGAGGCGTAGATCCctggggaaaaacaaacagtaaaatgtTTTATCTCAGGTTCTTTAATCACTGTGCCAACCTGCAGGTATgtctacttcttcttttttttcctgaggaATGATTCTCAATAATCTCAGGTAAAATAACCAGAGacgtaatttttttttgtccaattaTACTAattgatttcttcttttgttgtctttggCTTGACGGTTaagcaaaaatgttttccaaaacctggcataattattttttatattttttttcattttatatcagtaATTAAACAACAGGTAAATCATCATAACAGATTTTAATTTGGTAAACTAaccatttccaagagatgtttaGTGAGTTAACTAAAATCTaattcatgttatttaaaacatgcacattcactaaaagtttgggaaaattCTGTTAATTTGTTTGGTGACACTCCAGAAAGGATCTCCCACGACCAATCTATGGGTCTCCAaccagtgtttgggaatcactgctcaTAATAattgatgaaaacattaaacattcacATATGCTTATCGTCCCTCTGTTCCCTCCTCTGGAAACATACAGGCACAGGGATAGAAAGTTGAAATAGAGAACAGCAGTTTTACCGGAATGTGAGGTAATGTGATGGTAACTTCATCTCCTTTCCCAACTTGTAGCTCTCCCTCGCAGCTCGTGTCAATCGATGCTGGTTTAAAGTCATCTGTCAAAGAACGACACAGGGTGATTCAGTCAGgtcaacaaatattttaaacataagCAAAGTTCACAGAGAGCGCAAACCTCTGCTGAGGCTGCTTTGTTTCTGTCATTAACTGTCAACCTGACAAATGTGGTCAAAACACAACGTCCTTGGCAAAGGTATTGACACCTTTTAATCCCCAAAAACACActtatattgatattattattccATTATCGACCCAAAACTTCGTCTGTCTGTACTGACTTAAACTGTAACCGTGATATGACAGGGCTGCAACCAACAATCAATTCATCTATTGCtcattttcttgattaagtGTCAgagaatgttgaaaaatgattaGTTATTTAGATTAAAACCTtgaaaaagattattattataattattctcaattgtctaattttgtctacaaaccaaacttgtacaattttttgtttttgttatatggcGCAAACACACCAgtgaatattcatatttaagcaaaaatattattttaattctttataaaaacaattttcaaAACAGTTGACAAGTAATTTTGTTAACTATTAATTGAATCATCCTTGCAAAACAGCTTTTGTGGGAAAAAAGATATTTActttaattgtatttgtttatttattcaaaaccaACTGAATACTGGAAGTAATTAGTTTAAGAGTCACTTACAGTGTTAAGACATTCTAAGTAAAAAGTTAATACATTTTCTGAAGAGCACGTCTTCCTATGTCATAATATTAcacactgtgattttttttaaatcattttttgagTAATAGCAAATATAATATGCAAATATGATGTAATTTTTATTCAAAGAAATGCATGTGTAGCTACACGTTTGCTATGCAAATGACGTAATTTACTTATCCTCCTCATGGGCACGGGGGTTATATAAGAGGCAGGTTCCTCGTCCGTGCGAGCGAATTAATGCCATACACCAATGTATTCCACACATTCACTTTTACAACTGTTTAATCTGTTCACTTCTATATTTTGTCGACGCTCACATCTGATGGTGTGAAAGGAAGATTTTGGCCTCTTCTCGAAGCTTTCTCCGAGCTTCAAAACATGCTCCTCTTTGTCCAGCAGCGGGTTCGTGCTTCCGTTCATGTCTCCGATTGCTTCACAAAAAGAACCGTTGTAATGCACATCTATCTCCGAAAATCCGCTGGGGATCCgtttaacttaaaaaaataagacttttaaCTGTGAAACAAAGTTAGCCTGTCGTGGCTAACATTTAGCAAAACAACTCTTTCGTCACCTAACCGCGCCTCTTCCGCTTTTGGACCGACTGTGAAATGTTACCGtcgtctttttgttttttactttattcaccCCCATTAAATATAAAGCTGTAAAAGGTATCCAATGATAGTTAAATAACTTACAAAATTATATGATTATATGTTTACGTTCAGAAActactgtgtgttttcaattGACAGAAAACAAGCCGTGAATAAAATTGCCGCCACACCACACGGAAATGAATTTATCATAACAGTAACACGGATGGATTTCTGTAACGGACAAGATGGACACTAAACGTGCAAAGAGGTAGCCACTAGAaaggtttttaaacaatatttacgTTTACAGTTGTTTACTAATACATTTGAGTGAATGTTAAACGTATGATTAACTCGCCTCCTAACATATTTAAGACTAAGCTGCCGAAATAAACACGGATGCTGTGAAATCCGTGTTTTTAAAGGCAACATGGAACTGACAGAAGAtgcaaaatgtgacattaaagaAACACCATCTCGAGAAGAAGTGGAGTCGAAAGACGAAACTTCCCCTTGTGGCACGGATCAAACAAAAACCTCCGTAGCCAGGCTTTTAACACCGGAGGAGATGGAGAAATCGAGCGGGGAGCAGACGCTGGTGTCCGGCTTCAAACAGATGAAGCTGGAGAAAGAAGCGCAGAAGAACTGGGACTTGTTTTACAAAAGGAACACGACGAATTTCTTCAAGGACAGACACTGGACCACCAGAGAGTTTGAGGAGCTCAAAGCGTACAGAGAGGTGAGGAAGACATGTACAGTCAGTTAAACCTTAATTCCATAGTCTATATCGTTTTGTAGTATGTACCTTGATGTTGATGGAAcccagggctgcaactaacgattatttagttcaccaaacctggaaattatgatgttctcgaatgtcttgttttgtccacaaacaaatgttattaaatttgaatgatttctttattatacggagcaaagaaaccaccaaatgttcacatttaagaagctgaaaaaaatcagacagcttgttttaattattgaaaaaaaaaaaaaacactctaagcgattaatcgagtagCAAAATAGTTGCAGATTAATTTAGTACTTGATTAACAATTGACCAATCTAATAATTGTACCAGCCTTAATTGAGTcataacttgatattgtttaatAATGAGTGGGATTGTCATTTCAGGAATGCATGATATGCGGTAAGATATTTTGCCAACCTGCAGGATTAATCATGGAGCAATAATACCTAAATACCTACTGATGTTTTTATTAGGTACGGAACAAATGTGTTGCAGTAATCTAGGTACACAGGACAGGTGCATTTAAAGCTCTTTCtgtatctttaaaataaaatataggtTGAATACTTGAATACTGGCAATGTGCGTTACAAAACTGGCTTAGCTTGTGTAGGGGTGATAGAtctataaatgtaaatgaacaaacattcaggcaaattaaaaaaaatcagttgatTCAGTCGTGTAAAAGGCAAATTGCTCCTTTTAAAACACCATTCTCAGAAAGGTTTCCttgcagaaacacagcagaataTTTCCTTATTCCTGTCATTCAGAGCAACTTAGGGTCATCACAGCATGAATTAAATGAAAGGTGGTGAATTAATGCAGTGgctatgtgtttttttccctgcttgTTTTGCAGTTTGAATCCCAGAGGTTAGTGCTGCTGGAAGCTGGCTGTGGTGTGGGAAACTGCATCTTCCCGCTGCTTGAGGACGACCTGAACATCTTTGTTTATGCCTGTGACTTCTCACCAAGAGCTGTTGAATTTGTAAAAGTGAGATACATCTATTCATCATTACCAATAAATAAtgctttcctgttttttgttgtatagGTCTGCTGCTAGAATGCAACTTCATATCCACACACAATCACTCAGATtaacagaaaaaacagaatcTCTAGGAAAATTGAATAAATCCTTGATGTAGactggaccttttttttagtAGCTCAGAACTGTGGTTATTCACAACAActttgaataaaaagaaaaataggagAAAATATCTgactattttaaaaagaaattgcaTGTCCTTGTGCAATCACCACGCCAACATAAAAATTGTAGTATGTGTTAATGGATTTAttaatgcagctttaatgaaGACAGCACCTTAATCCGTTTACAGCGAAACGCTCTGTACTGCCCGGAGCGTTGCTGTGCCTTCCAGTGTGATTTAACTAAAGATGACCTGAGAACGAATGTGCCAGAAGACGGCGTGGACGTTGTCACGCTTATCTTTGTTCTGTCCGCCGTCCATCCTGAGAAGATGAAGCTGGCTCTGCAGAACATTAGCAGGGTGAGATCACAGATGTGAACACGAGGGTTTCTAATTTAGTAAATCTGGAGTTGGCTGTAAGTGTACGTGTCCGATGGTAAATCTTAATGtgtcatttaacatttttaaggtGCTGAAGCCTGGTGGTGTTGTCTTGTTTCGGGACTACGGCCTGCACGATCACGCCATGCTCCGATTCAAATCTGGCAACAAGCTGGGGGAGAACTTCTATGTACGTCAAGACGGAACCAGGTCCTACTTCTTCTCCAAAGGTTAGGAAAGTTCTTAAGTTTGGAAAttatctgtgaaaaaaaagagtcatgaACTCTGCTCTATctgctgctcttgtttttttaagcattaaTTGTACATCAAGTTGACTGTTTACTTGAGTTACATTCCTTCCACCTGTCTGGccttttcttcatgttttaacCATGTATTAGCCACATCCTTTGTAGTAATAAGAAGGAGAGGGaataaatgagagagaaaaagcaagATGTATGACAGATGAGCACCATCTTTGCAAGCTTTTTATTTCAATC from the Solea senegalensis isolate Sse05_10M linkage group LG9, IFAPA_SoseM_1, whole genome shotgun sequence genome contains:
- the eaf1 gene encoding ELL-associated factor 1 → MNGSTNPLLDKEEHVLKLGESFEKRPKSSFHTIRYDFKPASIDTSCEGELQVGKGDEVTITLPHIPGSTPPMTVFKGNKRPYQKDCVLIINHDTGEFVLEKLSSSIQVKKTRAEGSSKIQARIEQQSVRSSQPSSQFRAPTKPGTGVKTSPSPSKDNPSPEPQLDDIKRELRAEVDMIEEMSSSGSSSSSDSASASGSGDDSSDGEHDAPRPLSQTSPSCQPVANGGADWQQGNNQLMNTLRNDLQLSESGSDSDDD
- the LOC122775013 gene encoding tRNA N(3)-methylcytidine methyltransferase METTL6-like: MELTEDAKCDIKETPSREEVESKDETSPCGTDQTKTSVARLLTPEEMEKSSGEQTLVSGFKQMKLEKEAQKNWDLFYKRNTTNFFKDRHWTTREFEELKAYREFESQRLVLLEAGCGVGNCIFPLLEDDLNIFVYACDFSPRAVEFVKRNALYCPERCCAFQCDLTKDDLRTNVPEDGVDVVTLIFVLSAVHPEKMKLALQNISRVLKPGGVVLFRDYGLHDHAMLRFKSGNKLGENFYVRQDGTRSYFFSKEFLAELFEDTGFQTVANDYVLRETVNKKEGICVPRVFLQSKFTKPGPSHGS